A single region of the Chloroflexota bacterium genome encodes:
- a CDS encoding S41 family peptidase, giving the protein MRTLIPLVVFLLILYLPRSAVAESTACTPDVEATSDLGVVEEAFNLLTLLYVDRLPPGQLLNPAADAVREKLEPEASGETGVERASSLANTPVATWAAFAGEYCALWTAAPNEMEPDALAHTAIRAMVRAVDEGHTRFLTRQMYEDHQAWANGDMRYDGIGARLRSSPLTIQYVFPESPAANAGLAYGDQIIAIDGVPAADLPASDAVLLMRGETGSSVRLTIQRPETDGQWDVDVARAKVSIPLVETRMIGDVAYMRIQGFPTTDLPDTVQSDLRAFEAADAKALVLDLRGNSGGRIDVGSEIASYFLPNESPIYRQTSRRGQTTTAMSGNDRIWSKPIVALIDDGTASMGEIMAASLQEEGVAMLLGSQTAGSVAGSVVVPLSDGAALQVTTLRIDSGLGTPLNGVGVSPDVSVESPPGETADAQDVVLSRALEQLHAQLGDLSRSRDFAAPDQRPQ; this is encoded by the coding sequence GTGCGGACATTGATCCCCCTCGTCGTCTTCCTTCTCATCCTGTACCTTCCCAGGTCGGCGGTCGCGGAGTCCACTGCCTGTACGCCGGACGTCGAGGCCACATCTGATTTAGGCGTCGTCGAGGAGGCGTTCAACCTTCTCACGCTCCTGTACGTCGATCGTTTGCCGCCGGGCCAACTGCTGAACCCGGCCGCGGACGCGGTCCGCGAAAAGCTCGAGCCGGAGGCGTCGGGCGAGACGGGCGTCGAGCGCGCCTCGTCGCTGGCCAATACGCCCGTCGCCACCTGGGCGGCCTTCGCCGGAGAGTATTGCGCACTCTGGACCGCGGCTCCCAACGAGATGGAGCCCGACGCCCTCGCGCACACAGCAATTCGCGCAATGGTTCGCGCCGTGGATGAGGGACACACGCGCTTTCTCACCCGCCAGATGTATGAGGATCACCAGGCCTGGGCCAACGGCGACATGCGCTACGACGGCATCGGCGCACGGCTTCGAAGCAGCCCGCTGACCATCCAATATGTGTTTCCCGAAAGTCCAGCTGCGAACGCCGGCCTGGCGTACGGCGACCAGATCATCGCCATCGACGGGGTGCCGGCCGCGGACCTTCCCGCCTCCGATGCCGTGCTGCTCATGCGGGGTGAGACCGGGTCGAGCGTTCGCCTGACGATCCAGCGGCCCGAAACCGACGGCCAGTGGGACGTCGACGTCGCTCGGGCGAAGGTGAGCATCCCCCTCGTGGAGACGCGCATGATTGGCGACGTCGCATACATGCGCATTCAGGGGTTCCCGACAACAGACCTCCCGGACACCGTGCAGTCGGATCTGCGGGCGTTCGAGGCAGCCGACGCCAAGGCGCTCGTCCTGGACCTGCGGGGGAACTCGGGCGGACGCATCGACGTTGGCAGCGAGATCGCGAGCTACTTCCTCCCCAACGAGAGCCCCATCTACCGGCAGACATCGCGCCGGGGACAGACGACGACCGCCATGTCTGGAAACGATCGCATCTGGAGCAAGCCCATCGTGGCGTTGATCGACGACGGCACGGCCTCCATGGGTGAGATCATGGCGGCGTCTCTCCAGGAGGAGGGCGTGGCGATGCTGCTGGGCTCCCAAACGGCCGGGTCGGTGGCCGGGAGCGTGGTCGTTCCCTTGAGCGATGGCGCGGCGCTTCAGGTCACGACGCTGCGGATCGACTCTGGGCTCGGCACGCCGCTCAACGGCGTGGGCGTCAGTCCGGACGTGAGCGTTGAATCACCACCGGGGGAGACGGCCGACGCACAGGACGTGGTGCTCAGCCGCGCGCTGGAACAGCTCCATGCCCAGCTCGGCGACTTGTCTCGATCGCGAGATTTCGCCGCCCCGGATCAGCGACCCCAGTAG
- a CDS encoding IMP dehydrogenase: KDIQKQIEFPNATLDPHGRLRVGAAVGVGDDAQERAEELVRNGVDVLVVDTAHGHSANVVETVRRLKRRCSVPIIAGNIATGAAADELVEAGASAVKVGVGPGSICTTRVITGVGVPQLTAIDDCARAIAGSGVSVIADGGIRLSGDIAKAIAAGADTVMLGSLLAGVDESPGEVVLHQGERFKEYRGMGSLGAMRERGYSRDRYFQEGVQGMKLIAEGIEGQVPYKGALSALIYQLVGGLRAAMGYIGAATIEELKTRASFIRISTAALDEGHPHDVIMTKQAPNYWGR, encoded by the coding sequence CAAAGACATCCAGAAGCAGATCGAATTTCCGAACGCGACCCTTGACCCCCACGGCCGGTTGCGTGTCGGCGCGGCCGTCGGCGTCGGCGACGACGCCCAGGAGCGAGCCGAGGAGCTGGTGCGAAACGGCGTCGACGTGCTCGTCGTCGATACGGCGCACGGCCACTCAGCGAACGTGGTCGAGACGGTGCGGCGGCTGAAGCGCCGCTGTTCGGTTCCCATCATCGCCGGCAACATTGCCACCGGCGCCGCGGCCGATGAGCTGGTCGAAGCGGGCGCCAGCGCGGTCAAGGTCGGCGTTGGCCCAGGGTCCATCTGCACGACGCGCGTGATTACGGGCGTCGGCGTTCCACAGCTCACAGCGATCGACGACTGTGCGCGAGCTATCGCGGGGAGCGGTGTCTCCGTCATCGCCGACGGCGGGATTCGCCTCTCCGGCGACATCGCGAAGGCCATCGCCGCGGGAGCAGACACGGTCATGCTGGGCAGCCTCCTCGCAGGTGTTGACGAGAGCCCCGGCGAAGTCGTGCTGCACCAGGGCGAGCGATTCAAGGAATATCGGGGAATGGGATCCCTCGGCGCCATGCGCGAACGGGGTTACAGTCGCGACCGGTATTTCCAGGAGGGCGTCCAGGGCATGAAGCTCATCGCCGAGGGGATCGAGGGCCAGGTGCCGTATAAAGGGGCGCTCTCAGCCTTGATCTATCAGCTCGTGGGCGGGCTGCGCGCGGCGATGGGCTACATCGGCGCCGCGACGATCGAAGAGTTGAAGACGCGCGCCAGCTTCATCCGTATTTCGACGGCGGCGCTCGACGAAGGCCATCCCCACGACGTCATCATGACGAAGCAAGCCCCCAACTACTGGGGTCGCTGA